A part of Streptomyces sp. SLBN-31 genomic DNA contains:
- a CDS encoding energy-coupling factor ABC transporter permease — translation MHVPDGFIDAPTSAATGVVAAAAVAVSLRGARRELDERTAPLAGLVAAFIFAVQMLNFPVAAGTSGHLLGGALAAILVGPYTGVLCISVVLLMQGILFADGGLTALGVNITDMAIVTTVVSYAVFRLLVKVLPRGRRSVTVASFVAALLSVPAAAVAFTLIYAVGGTTDVSLGKVATAMIGVHVLIGLGEAVITALTVGAVIAVRPDLVHGARGLRQRLKLRVNGALVDAPAADGARTAPVAARTSRRALWITGLATSLVLAGFVSFYASSSPDGLEKVAHDEGIDKKAERHGSADSPLAHYGVKDVEDARLSGGLAGVIGVGVTVVAGSAVFWVVRRRRTPDVSPTSTSAV, via the coding sequence GTGCATGTGCCTGACGGATTCATCGACGCGCCCACCTCGGCCGCGACCGGCGTGGTCGCCGCCGCCGCCGTCGCCGTGAGCCTGCGCGGCGCGCGACGCGAACTGGACGAGAGAACCGCCCCGTTGGCCGGTCTGGTCGCGGCCTTCATCTTCGCGGTGCAGATGCTCAACTTCCCCGTCGCGGCCGGTACCAGCGGGCATCTGCTGGGCGGGGCGCTGGCGGCGATCCTCGTCGGCCCCTACACCGGTGTGCTCTGCATCTCCGTGGTCCTGCTCATGCAGGGGATCCTCTTCGCGGACGGCGGGCTGACCGCGCTCGGCGTGAACATCACGGACATGGCGATCGTCACGACGGTCGTCTCCTACGCCGTCTTCCGTCTGCTGGTGAAGGTGCTGCCGCGCGGGCGGCGTTCGGTCACCGTCGCCTCCTTCGTCGCCGCGCTGCTGTCGGTGCCGGCCGCGGCGGTGGCGTTCACCCTCATCTACGCCGTCGGCGGGACGACCGACGTCTCCCTCGGCAAGGTCGCCACCGCGATGATCGGCGTGCATGTGCTCATCGGGCTCGGGGAGGCGGTGATCACGGCGCTGACGGTGGGCGCGGTGATCGCCGTGCGCCCGGATCTCGTGCACGGCGCGCGCGGCCTGCGACAGCGACTGAAGCTGCGCGTGAACGGCGCGCTCGTGGATGCACCGGCGGCCGATGGGGCGCGCACGGCGCCCGTCGCGGCGCGCACTTCCCGCCGCGCGCTGTGGATCACCGGTCTCGCGACCTCCCTCGTCCTGGCCGGCTTCGTCAGCTTCTACGCCTCCTCCAGCCCCGACGGACTGGAGAAGGTCGCGCACGACGAGGGCATCGACAAGAAGGCCGAGCGGCACGGCTCGGCCGACTCCCCGCTGGCCCACTACGGCGTCAAGGACGTCGAGGACGCCCGCCTGTCCGGGGGGCTGGCGGGCGTGATCGGCGTCGGCGTGACGGTGGTCGCCGGGAGCGCGGTGTTCTGGGTCGTGCGCCGCCGGCGTACGCCGGACGTCTCGCCGACGAGTACGAGCGCCGTCTGA
- the cbiQ gene encoding cobalt ECF transporter T component CbiQ, whose amino-acid sequence MGAGHAHRLYRHGHSPVHALPPHTKLAAAFAFVVVVVSTPREAMWAFGLYAVLLGAVAHYARVPAGFVLKRLLIEVPFVAFAVLMPFVAEGERVDVLGVSLSVNGLWGAWNVLAKGTLGVATSVLLASTTELRELLLGLQRLKLPPLLVQIASFMIRYGDVITDEMRRMRIARESRGFEARGVRHWGVLAKSAGALFIRSYERGERVHLAMVSRGYAGSMPVIDEVTASRAQWSYALALPFAALVVCLLGWTL is encoded by the coding sequence ATGGGCGCGGGACACGCACACCGGCTCTACCGGCACGGGCACTCCCCCGTGCACGCCCTGCCGCCGCACACCAAGCTCGCCGCCGCCTTCGCGTTCGTCGTGGTCGTCGTCTCGACCCCGCGGGAGGCGATGTGGGCCTTCGGTCTGTACGCCGTCCTCCTGGGCGCCGTCGCGCACTACGCGCGCGTGCCCGCCGGCTTCGTCCTCAAGCGGCTGCTGATCGAGGTGCCGTTCGTGGCGTTCGCCGTGCTCATGCCGTTCGTGGCAGAGGGCGAGCGGGTGGACGTCCTGGGGGTGTCTCTGAGCGTCAACGGCCTGTGGGGGGCGTGGAACGTGCTCGCCAAGGGCACGCTCGGCGTGGCCACGTCGGTCCTGCTGGCCTCCACCACCGAACTGCGCGAACTGCTGCTGGGCCTGCAGCGGTTGAAGCTCCCGCCGCTCCTCGTCCAGATCGCCTCCTTCATGATCCGCTACGGCGACGTCATCACCGACGAGATGCGGCGCATGCGGATCGCGCGGGAGTCGCGCGGGTTCGAGGCGCGGGGCGTGCGGCACTGGGGGGTGCTCGCGAAGAGCGCGGGCGCCCTGTTCATCCGCTCCTACGAGCGCGGGGAGCGCGTGCACCTGGCCATGGTCAGCCGCGGATACGCCGGTTCGATGCCGGTCATCGACGAGGTGACCGCGTCCCGGGCGCAGTGGTCGTACGCCCTCGCCCTCCCCTTCGCCGCCCTTGTCGTCTGCCTGCTGGGATGGACCCTGTGA
- a CDS encoding energy-coupling factor ABC transporter ATP-binding protein: MDPVTVETPSLEVAGLAFAYPDGHQALFGVDLRIERGERVALLGPNGAGKTTLVLHLNGILTGGAGTVTVAGLPVGKRHMAEIRRRVGIVFQDPDDQLFMPTVREDVAFGPAAAGLRGAKLEERVDRALALVGMAEFKDRPPHHLSFGQRRRVAVATVLAMEPEILVLDEPSSNLDPASRRELADILRALDVTVLMVTHDLPYALELCPRSLILSEGVIAADGGTGELLSDDDLMRAHRLELPFGFDPRSVTAGTGRP, from the coding sequence ATGGACCCTGTGACTGTCGAGACGCCTTCCCTGGAAGTGGCCGGACTGGCCTTCGCCTACCCCGACGGCCATCAGGCGCTGTTCGGCGTGGACTTGCGCATCGAGCGCGGCGAACGGGTCGCGCTGCTCGGCCCGAACGGCGCGGGCAAGACGACCCTCGTGCTCCACCTCAACGGCATCCTGACCGGCGGCGCGGGAACGGTGACCGTCGCCGGGCTGCCCGTCGGCAAGCGGCACATGGCGGAGATCCGGCGCCGGGTCGGGATCGTCTTCCAGGACCCGGACGACCAGCTGTTCATGCCGACCGTGCGCGAGGACGTGGCGTTCGGGCCGGCGGCGGCCGGGCTGCGGGGCGCCAAGCTGGAGGAGCGGGTCGACCGGGCGCTCGCGCTGGTCGGCATGGCGGAGTTCAAGGACCGTCCCCCGCACCATCTCTCCTTCGGACAGCGGCGCCGGGTGGCCGTCGCCACGGTCCTCGCCATGGAGCCGGAGATCCTCGTCCTGGACGAGCCCTCCTCAAACCTCGACCCGGCCTCGCGCCGCGAACTGGCCGACATCCTGCGCGCCCTGGACGTGACGGTCCTGATGGTCACCCATGACCTGCCGTACGCGCTGGAGCTGTGCCCGCGCTCCCTGATCCTCAGCGAGGGCGTGATCGCCGCGGACGGCGGCACGGGCGAACTCCTCTCCGACGACGACCTCATGCGCGCCCACCGCCTGGAGCTTCCCTTCGGCTTCGATCCCCGTTCGGTGACGGCGGGCACGGGCCGTCCGTGA
- a CDS encoding MarR family winged helix-turn-helix transcriptional regulator gives MTNEDQTPAAASPLLDDQLCFALYAAQRAVTAAYRPVLEELGLTYPQYLVLLVLWERGETTVKELAAALRLDYGTMSPLLKRLESAGVVRRERAAHDERSVLVACTGRGEELRERAACVPGALLTATGLGTEEVARLREELWRLAERAHEAAERPA, from the coding sequence GTGACGAACGAGGACCAGACGCCGGCCGCGGCCTCGCCGCTGCTCGACGATCAGCTGTGCTTCGCGCTGTACGCGGCCCAGCGCGCGGTGACCGCCGCCTACCGCCCGGTGCTGGAGGAACTCGGCCTCACCTACCCCCAGTACCTGGTGCTGCTCGTCCTGTGGGAGCGCGGCGAGACGACGGTGAAAGAGCTCGCCGCCGCCCTGCGGCTCGACTACGGCACGATGTCGCCGTTGCTCAAGCGGCTGGAGAGCGCGGGGGTGGTGCGCCGGGAGCGCGCGGCCCACGACGAGCGCTCGGTGCTCGTCGCGTGCACGGGGCGCGGAGAGGAACTGCGGGAGCGCGCGGCGTGCGTGCCGGGCGCCCTGCTCACGGCGACGGGGCTCGGCACCGAAGAGGTCGCGCGGTTGCGCGAGGAGTTGTGGAGGCTCGCGGAAAGGGCGCACGAAGCGGCAGAGCGCCCCGCCTGA
- a CDS encoding organic hydroperoxide resistance protein, translating into MSDDLTADTETPDTRPTKIMYVAEATAHGGRNGYVTSQDGHIQLKVAMPPQLGGDGDGTNPEQLFAAGYSSCFHNALILVGNRMGYDLTGSTVAAKVGIGPNRTRGYGLAVALSVSLPVLDPGVAAKLVDAAHEVCPYSNATRGNIDVTILLG; encoded by the coding sequence ATGAGCGACGACCTCACGGCCGACACCGAGACGCCGGACACCCGTCCGACGAAGATCATGTACGTCGCCGAGGCGACCGCGCACGGCGGCCGGAACGGCTACGTCACCAGCCAGGACGGCCACATCCAGCTGAAGGTGGCGATGCCGCCGCAGCTGGGCGGCGACGGTGACGGCACCAACCCCGAGCAGCTCTTCGCGGCCGGCTACAGCTCCTGCTTCCACAACGCCCTGATCCTTGTCGGCAACCGCATGGGCTACGACCTGACGGGCTCGACCGTCGCCGCCAAGGTCGGCATCGGCCCCAACAGGACCCGCGGCTACGGCCTGGCGGTCGCCCTCAGCGTCTCCCTGCCGGTCCTGGATCCGGGCGTCGCGGCGAAGCTGGTGGACGCGGCGCACGAGGTGTGCCCTTACTCGAACGCGACCCGCGGGAACATCGACGTGACGATTCTGCTTGGTTGA
- a CDS encoding serine hydrolase domain-containing protein gives MDVNGAVAEGFEPVGEAFARNFDVLGDRGAAVAVYRDGHRVVDLWAGARDVDGTEPWRRGTAQVVRSATKGVAAAVVLLLHQRGELDLDAPVGEYWPEFKAAGKERTRVWHLLAHRAGVPVLDTPLTPAQAADPDLGAEAVAAQAPVWEPGTDHGYHAQTYSWLTGELVRRVTGRDIGEWIAGEIAGPLGADLWLGLPDGERARAGRVAQIDPPADPRGLRTRPKREVSEAYADPASLTRRAFAAITPLPDENDPAYRAATLPASNGVATADGLARFYASLIGEVDGGSRLFTPETVELARAERSAGPDRVLVVATRFGLGYMLHGAASPLLSPTSFGHPGRGGALGFADPDSGIAFGYVTNGFRKSVTADPRAQALVRALRASLGSA, from the coding sequence GTGGACGTGAACGGTGCGGTCGCCGAGGGCTTCGAACCGGTCGGGGAAGCGTTCGCGAGGAACTTCGACGTGCTCGGGGACCGCGGCGCGGCGGTGGCCGTCTACCGGGACGGGCACCGGGTCGTCGACCTGTGGGCCGGGGCCAGGGACGTCGACGGCACCGAGCCCTGGCGGCGCGGCACCGCGCAGGTCGTGCGCTCGGCGACCAAGGGCGTCGCCGCCGCCGTAGTCCTGCTGCTGCACCAGCGCGGGGAGCTGGATCTGGACGCGCCGGTCGGTGAGTACTGGCCGGAGTTCAAAGCGGCCGGCAAGGAGCGCACGCGGGTGTGGCACCTGCTCGCGCACCGGGCCGGCGTGCCGGTGCTGGACACGCCGCTCACGCCCGCGCAGGCCGCCGACCCTGACCTAGGCGCCGAGGCGGTCGCGGCCCAGGCGCCGGTGTGGGAGCCGGGGACGGACCACGGGTATCACGCGCAGACGTACAGCTGGCTGACCGGCGAGCTGGTGCGGCGGGTGACCGGGCGGGACATCGGCGAATGGATCGCCGGTGAGATCGCCGGCCCGCTCGGCGCGGACCTGTGGCTCGGACTGCCCGATGGCGAGCGGGCGCGCGCGGGCCGCGTGGCGCAGATCGATCCCCCGGCCGATCCGCGCGGTCTGCGGACGCGCCCCAAGCGGGAGGTCTCCGAGGCCTATGCCGACCCCGCCTCCCTCACCCGCCGCGCCTTCGCCGCGATCACGCCGCTGCCCGACGAGAACGACCCCGCCTACCGGGCCGCGACCCTGCCGGCCTCCAACGGCGTCGCGACGGCGGACGGACTGGCCCGTTTCTACGCCTCGCTGATCGGCGAAGTGGACGGCGGCAGCCGCCTGTTCACGCCGGAGACGGTCGAGCTGGCCCGCGCCGAGCGCAGCGCGGGGCCGGACCGCGTGCTGGTGGTGGCGACCAGGTTCGGCCTGGGCTACATGCTGCACGGAGCGGCTTCCCCGCTGCTGTCCCCCACCTCCTTCGGCCACCCGGGCCGCGGCGGCGCCCTCGGCTTCGCCGACCCCGACTCGGGCATCGCCTTCGGCTATGTGACCAACGGCTTCAGGAAGAGCGTGACGGCGGACCCGAGGGCGCAGGCGCTCGTACGGGCGCTGCGCGCGTCCCTCGGCTCCGCCTGA
- a CDS encoding DUF1876 domain-containing protein: protein MMHTAVGWHVEMEFSEDETHTRAVAMVRLPDGTEVRAHGHASRHHTDSNQPRVGEEIAGARALNELAMQLLTKAHGEIDSASGRTSHPINV from the coding sequence ATGATGCACACCGCTGTGGGATGGCACGTGGAGATGGAGTTCAGCGAGGACGAGACCCACACACGGGCCGTCGCGATGGTTCGCCTGCCCGACGGTACCGAGGTACGGGCCCATGGGCACGCGAGCCGCCACCACACCGACTCCAATCAGCCGAGGGTCGGCGAGGAGATCGCCGGCGCGCGGGCGCTGAACGAACTCGCCATGCAACTGCTCACCAAGGCGCACGGCGAGATCGACTCGGCCTCCGGCCGGACCTCCCACCCGATCAACGTCTGA
- a CDS encoding bifunctional YncE family protein/alkaline phosphatase family protein — protein MQVTRQRRVNEKEQLNLFGRRVGRRAVLVTAGIAVALGVTGTAVASTWQFGSRQVAEDTPEGQVISSDQFLKPYGSRTVVNDGKIMSSTVAPDGSHLAASVADGDASLVIMDLSTGQVIQKVGTNKADDLRIKSASVGQEGPTYSPDGTQLWLGQTDGYTRFTVGSDGTLSDPVAVPIPADGAQHALVGAVVFSADGSTVYAAVNGQNRVVALDAATGTVRHSWAVGNAPRGLAMADGKLYVGNEGGRPAKDGDTTINSYGTDVPADPDTGATTTGTVSVIDTTDPSAAVGSIDVGLHPTAVYAAKGAVFVTNTADNNVSVIDTRKDKVVQTIATQPWPEAKVGYEPNAVTLTDDGRLLVTLGRANAVAVYRYKSPQEPAGYVGLLPTDYFPSEITTVGDDVVVSNTRGIDARRPTTATGHGTHDTTSSITRFTLPDDHVVRARTVRVFKQNGWTPGSVVTSSGKSHVPALPVPLRLGDPSTIKHVFLLVKENRTYDQVYGDLPQGDGDSSLATFGENVTPNQHALADRFGLYDNFYDVGTNSAEGHNWLMQSDNPEYTESSAGEYQRSYDTENDALGHQKSGFIWSGAQAAGRSVKDFGEFQSLESKPADASWQNLYCDSKTMETTGAQTQYPIQTGSAIPSLNKVSVQGFPMFDLSVPDIYKEQIWKQDFEKNGPANLNMFWFSNDHTGGPANAAAEVADNDLAVGRMVDEISHSRYWKDSAIFVVEDDSQNGLDHVDGHRAPVQIISPWAQRDTVDSHYYSQITMIRTIEQILGIHPMNQKDSAATPMYGAFTLKPDTTPFTAVPNRTSLTLGVTPQPPCGPDTPAPQDPSAAAAPTSAAVPEAKQALADEWKTWASHQRLTGPHAVPDYANNEQMNRYTWYQTHNWTKPYPGDKKVYAPNDVPGAYLPSAESDG, from the coding sequence ATGCAGGTAACACGGCAGCGCCGGGTCAACGAGAAGGAGCAGCTCAACCTCTTCGGCAGACGCGTCGGCCGCCGCGCCGTGCTGGTGACGGCGGGCATCGCCGTCGCCCTCGGCGTCACGGGCACGGCGGTCGCCTCGACGTGGCAGTTCGGCAGCCGGCAGGTCGCCGAGGACACCCCCGAGGGACAGGTCATCTCCAGCGACCAGTTCCTCAAGCCGTACGGCAGCCGCACGGTCGTCAACGACGGCAAGATCATGTCGTCGACGGTGGCTCCGGACGGAAGCCACCTCGCCGCCTCGGTCGCCGACGGCGACGCCTCCCTGGTCATCATGGACCTGAGCACCGGTCAGGTGATCCAGAAGGTCGGCACCAACAAGGCGGACGACCTGCGCATCAAGAGCGCCTCGGTCGGCCAGGAGGGCCCCACCTACTCGCCCGACGGCACCCAGCTGTGGCTCGGCCAGACCGACGGCTACACCCGGTTCACCGTCGGCTCCGACGGCACCCTCTCCGACCCCGTGGCCGTCCCGATCCCGGCCGACGGCGCCCAGCACGCGCTCGTGGGCGCCGTCGTGTTCTCCGCCGACGGCTCCACCGTGTACGCGGCCGTCAACGGCCAGAACCGCGTCGTCGCCCTCGACGCGGCGACCGGAACCGTCCGGCACAGCTGGGCCGTCGGCAACGCCCCGCGCGGCCTCGCCATGGCCGACGGCAAGCTGTACGTCGGCAACGAGGGCGGCCGTCCCGCCAAGGACGGCGACACCACCATCAACTCGTACGGCACCGACGTACCGGCGGACCCCGATACCGGCGCCACCACCACCGGCACGGTCAGCGTCATCGACACCACCGACCCGTCCGCCGCGGTCGGCTCCATCGACGTCGGCCTGCACCCCACCGCCGTATACGCGGCGAAGGGCGCGGTGTTCGTCACCAACACCGCCGACAACAACGTCTCGGTCATCGACACCCGCAAGGACAAGGTCGTCCAGACCATCGCGACCCAGCCGTGGCCCGAGGCGAAGGTCGGCTACGAGCCGAACGCGGTCACCCTCACCGACGACGGCCGCCTGCTGGTCACCCTCGGCCGCGCGAACGCCGTCGCCGTCTACCGCTACAAGTCGCCGCAAGAGCCCGCCGGTTACGTCGGCCTGCTGCCCACCGACTACTTCCCCTCGGAGATCACCACCGTCGGCGACGACGTCGTGGTCTCCAACACCCGCGGCATAGACGCCCGCCGCCCCACCACCGCCACCGGCCACGGCACCCACGACACCACGTCGAGCATCACGCGGTTCACCCTGCCCGACGACCACGTCGTCCGGGCCCGGACCGTCAGGGTCTTCAAGCAGAACGGCTGGACGCCCGGCTCGGTCGTCACCTCGAGCGGCAAGAGCCACGTGCCGGCGCTCCCCGTCCCGCTGCGCCTCGGCGACCCCTCGACGATCAAACACGTCTTCCTGCTGGTGAAGGAGAACCGCACCTACGACCAGGTCTACGGCGACCTCCCGCAGGGCGACGGCGACTCCTCGCTGGCCACGTTCGGCGAGAACGTCACCCCCAACCAGCACGCGCTGGCCGACCGGTTCGGGCTCTACGACAACTTCTACGACGTCGGCACCAACTCCGCCGAGGGCCACAACTGGCTGATGCAGTCCGACAACCCGGAGTACACCGAGTCCTCCGCCGGCGAGTACCAGCGCAGCTACGACACCGAGAACGACGCCCTCGGCCACCAGAAGTCCGGTTTCATCTGGAGCGGCGCGCAGGCGGCCGGCAGGTCCGTCAAGGACTTCGGCGAGTTCCAGTCGCTGGAGAGCAAGCCGGCCGACGCCAGCTGGCAGAACCTGTACTGCGACAGCAAGACCATGGAAACCACCGGCGCGCAGACCCAGTACCCCATCCAGACCGGCTCGGCGATCCCCTCCCTCAACAAGGTGTCGGTCCAGGGCTTCCCGATGTTCGACCTCAGCGTCCCGGACATCTACAAGGAACAGATCTGGAAGCAGGACTTCGAGAAGAACGGCCCGGCGAACCTCAACATGTTCTGGTTCTCCAACGACCACACCGGCGGCCCCGCCAACGCCGCCGCCGAGGTCGCCGACAACGACCTCGCCGTCGGCCGCATGGTCGACGAGATCTCCCACAGCAGGTACTGGAAGGACTCGGCGATCTTCGTCGTCGAGGACGACTCGCAGAACGGCCTCGACCACGTCGACGGCCACCGCGCCCCGGTCCAGATCATCAGCCCCTGGGCCCAGCGCGACACGGTCGACAGCCACTACTACTCGCAGATCACGATGATCCGCACCATCGAGCAGATCCTCGGGATCCACCCGATGAACCAGAAGGACAGCGCCGCCACCCCCATGTACGGGGCGTTCACCCTGAAGCCGGACACCACGCCGTTCACGGCCGTCCCCAACCGCACCTCCCTCACCCTCGGCGTCACCCCCCAGCCACCCTGCGGCCCGGACACCCCCGCGCCGCAGGACCCCTCGGCCGCCGCCGCCCCGACGTCCGCCGCGGTCCCCGAGGCCAAGCAGGCACTCGCGGACGAGTGGAAGACCTGGGCCTCGCACCAGCGCCTGACCGGCCCGCACGCCGTGCCCGACTACGCCAACAACGAGCAGATGAACCGCTACACCTGGTACCAGACCCACAACTGGACCAAGCCCTACCCCGGCGACAAGAAGGTCTACGCGCCGAACGACGTGCCCGGCGCCTACCTCCCCTCCGCGGAGTCCGACGGCTGA